One region of Chloroflexota bacterium genomic DNA includes:
- a CDS encoding IS200/IS605 family transposase: MSIYLHKSHNVSVLLYHLVFPTKYRR, encoded by the coding sequence ATGAGCATCTATTTACACAAGAGCCACAATGTAAGCGTATTGTTGTATCATCTGGTGTTTCCAACGAAATACCGTCGGC